A single Cnuibacter physcomitrellae DNA region contains:
- a CDS encoding PPK2 family polyphosphate kinase, which translates to MTTWSEALRLAPLGVVSEAGTALTPNVDAKAAGQKLFDASVGELELLQEKLFAHSTGGGRESVLLVLQGMDTAGKGGTVKRVMAQMNPQGIVYAAFKKPTPEELEHDFLWRIRPRVPAPGQIGIFDRSHYEDVLVPAVQHTLDQSALEARYEEINAFEQELVDSGVTLVKVFLHLGKEEQLARLLSRLDRPEKHWKFTEADVRSRGDWAALQRAYSDALTATNTDAAPWFVVPADRKWYSSLAVQQLLLERMRPLDLTWPPADYDVDEQRRLLLAT; encoded by the coding sequence ATGACGACGTGGAGCGAGGCGCTGCGACTGGCGCCGCTGGGTGTGGTCTCGGAGGCGGGCACGGCGCTGACCCCGAACGTCGACGCGAAGGCGGCGGGCCAGAAGCTCTTCGACGCGAGCGTCGGCGAGCTCGAGCTGCTCCAGGAGAAGCTCTTCGCCCACAGCACGGGCGGTGGCCGGGAGTCGGTGCTCCTCGTGCTGCAGGGGATGGACACCGCGGGGAAGGGCGGCACGGTCAAGCGGGTCATGGCACAGATGAACCCGCAGGGCATCGTCTACGCCGCGTTCAAGAAGCCCACGCCGGAGGAGCTCGAACACGACTTCCTCTGGCGCATCCGCCCCCGCGTGCCCGCGCCCGGGCAGATCGGGATCTTCGACCGCTCCCACTACGAGGACGTGCTCGTCCCCGCCGTGCAGCACACCCTCGACCAGAGCGCGCTCGAGGCGCGCTACGAGGAGATCAACGCCTTCGAGCAGGAGCTGGTCGACAGCGGTGTGACGCTGGTGAAGGTGTTCCTCCACCTCGGCAAGGAGGAGCAGCTCGCCCGTCTGCTCTCGCGGCTCGACCGCCCCGAGAAGCACTGGAAGTTCACCGAGGCGGACGTCCGCAGCCGGGGCGACTGGGCGGCACTGCAGAGGGCGTACTCGGATGCGCTCACCGCGACCAACACGGACGCCGCGCCCTGGTTCGTCGTGCCGGCGGACCGGAAGTGGTACTCGAGCCTCGCGGTCCAACAGCTGCTGCTCGAGCGGATGCGCCCCCTCGACCTCACCTGGCCGCCGGCCGACTACGACGTCGACGAGCAGCGGAGGCTCCTGCTGGCGACCTGA
- a CDS encoding MarR family winged helix-turn-helix transcriptional regulator, with amino-acid sequence MTTEAVGSSDHYWYGEATQRERSVAVLEAMRTYRAAETAMRRRTQASMNMGETDLLALRYLIRANSASRTVGPKELAAYLGISSASTTALLDRLEKSGHVERQPSPFDRRALIILPTVATDDEVRSTLGQMHTRMMEVAERLSPEESRVVVAFLDGMRDAVDEIDAHIQP; translated from the coding sequence ATGACCACCGAGGCCGTCGGTTCGTCCGACCACTACTGGTACGGCGAAGCCACCCAGCGCGAGCGCAGCGTCGCCGTGCTCGAGGCGATGCGCACGTACCGCGCCGCCGAGACCGCCATGCGTCGTCGCACCCAGGCCTCCATGAACATGGGTGAGACCGACCTCCTCGCCCTGCGCTACCTCATCCGCGCGAACTCGGCCAGCCGGACGGTGGGGCCCAAGGAGCTCGCCGCCTACCTCGGCATCTCGAGCGCCTCGACCACGGCGCTCCTGGATCGACTCGAGAAGAGCGGTCACGTCGAGCGGCAGCCCAGCCCGTTCGATCGCCGTGCGCTGATCATCCTGCCCACGGTCGCCACCGACGACGAGGTGCGATCGACCCTCGGGCAGATGCACACGCGCATGATGGAGGTCGCGGAGAGGCTGAGCCCGGAGGAGTCGCGCGTCGTCGTCGCCTTCCTCGACGGCATGCGCGATGCGGTCGACGAGATCGACGCCCACATCCAGCCCTAG
- a CDS encoding pyridoxal phosphate-dependent aminotransferase has translation MSYRTLDQSSKLRNVLYEIRGKALDEASRLEADGHRILKLNTGNPASFDFEAPHQIVRDMIASLPTAHGYSDSRGILPARQAVSYRYEQVPGFPEVDPEWVFLGNGVSELITMTMQALLDDGDEVLIPAPDYPLWTAMTSLGGGTPVHYLCDEATEWQPDLDDIRSKVTPRTKAIVVINPNNPTGAVYSREVLEGIVEIAREHSLLLLADEIYDRILFDGAVHIPLATVAPDLLCLTFNGLSKTYRVAGYRSGWMVVTGPREHATGFLQGITLLASTRLCPNVPAQHAVQAALSGVQSIDALIRPGGRLLAQRDASWEGLNAIPGVSCVKPRGALYAFPRLDPEVHEIRDDEQLVYDLLVAEHILLVQGTGFNWPDPDHVRVVTLPEERVITEAIERFGNFLASYRQ, from the coding sequence ATGTCCTACCGCACGCTCGACCAGTCGTCCAAGCTCCGGAACGTCCTGTACGAGATCCGCGGGAAGGCCCTCGACGAGGCCTCTCGGCTGGAGGCCGACGGTCACCGCATCCTGAAGCTCAACACGGGGAACCCGGCGTCGTTCGACTTCGAGGCGCCCCACCAGATCGTGCGCGACATGATCGCGTCCCTGCCCACCGCGCACGGGTACAGCGACAGCCGCGGCATCCTGCCCGCGCGCCAGGCCGTCTCGTACCGGTACGAGCAGGTGCCCGGGTTCCCCGAGGTCGACCCGGAGTGGGTGTTCCTCGGCAACGGGGTGTCGGAGCTCATCACCATGACCATGCAGGCGCTGCTCGACGACGGCGACGAGGTGCTCATCCCGGCTCCGGACTACCCGCTGTGGACGGCGATGACGAGCCTCGGCGGCGGCACCCCGGTCCACTACCTCTGCGACGAGGCGACCGAGTGGCAGCCCGACCTCGACGACATCCGATCCAAGGTCACCCCGCGCACGAAGGCGATCGTCGTCATCAACCCGAACAACCCCACCGGAGCGGTCTACTCGCGGGAGGTGCTGGAGGGGATCGTCGAGATCGCGCGCGAGCACTCCCTGCTGCTTCTCGCCGACGAGATCTACGACCGGATCCTCTTCGACGGAGCCGTGCACATCCCCCTGGCCACGGTCGCGCCCGACCTCCTCTGCCTCACGTTCAACGGGCTCTCGAAGACCTACCGCGTGGCGGGGTACCGGTCTGGGTGGATGGTCGTGACCGGTCCCCGCGAGCACGCGACCGGCTTCCTCCAGGGGATCACGCTGCTCGCCTCGACGCGGCTGTGTCCGAACGTCCCCGCTCAGCACGCGGTGCAGGCCGCGCTCTCCGGGGTGCAGTCCATCGACGCCCTCATCCGGCCCGGGGGTCGGCTCCTCGCCCAGCGCGACGCCTCCTGGGAGGGTCTGAACGCGATCCCGGGCGTCTCCTGCGTCAAGCCGCGTGGGGCGCTCTACGCCTTTCCCAGGCTCGATCCCGAGGTGCACGAGATCCGCGACGACGAGCAGCTCGTGTACGACCTGCTCGTGGCCGAGCACATCCTCCTCGTCCAGGGGACCGGCTTCAACTGGCCGGATCCCGACCACGTGCGGGTCGTCACGCTCCCCGAGGAGCGGGTGATCACCGAGGCCATCGAGCGGTTCGGCAACTTCCTGGCCTCGTACCGGCAGTAG
- a CDS encoding MarR family winged helix-turn-helix transcriptional regulator has product MSTDYPDTVRPTPESLLMRAMREYRQAEQRLVARTGAALGVSENDLIALRYLLWEERRGSAIRPKALGRYLGLSSASITALIDRLVARGYVSRSPDPDDRRAVIIALELSQEVRDRIERINHELLAGLSRLDPESSAVFTRFLQDARLEIDRLD; this is encoded by the coding sequence GTGAGCACGGACTACCCGGACACGGTCCGCCCGACGCCTGAGTCGCTCCTCATGCGGGCGATGCGCGAGTATCGGCAGGCCGAGCAGCGTCTCGTCGCCCGCACCGGGGCCGCGCTCGGGGTGAGCGAGAACGACCTCATCGCGCTCCGCTACCTGCTCTGGGAGGAGCGTCGTGGCAGCGCGATCCGGCCGAAGGCGCTCGGCCGGTACCTCGGACTCTCGAGCGCCTCGATCACCGCGCTCATCGACCGGCTCGTCGCCCGCGGCTACGTGTCGAGGAGCCCGGACCCCGACGACCGCCGCGCCGTCATCATCGCGCTCGAGCTGAGCCAGGAGGTGCGCGACCGGATCGAGCGGATCAACCACGAGCTGCTCGCCGGTCTCTCCCGCCTCGACCCGGAGTCGTCCGCCGTCTTCACCCGATTCCTGCAGGACGCGCGCCTCGAGATCGATCGCCTCGACTGA
- a CDS encoding multidrug effflux MFS transporter: protein MPSPRSRTVVAILLLVIPLSQLPIDIYTPAIPRMITELGASSTLVQNSVSAYVLGMALGLVPVGVLADALGRRPVLLSCLGLLCASSVAIAFCGDAWLLLGLRFVQGLGGCACMVVVYAIAADVARGRELTSLSGWLGAAWGLAPVIAPAVGGIIVQFVSWRVLFAVIAVLAAGVAVLVWRLLPETLPASSRVPIEPRSLARALGGALRRPLFLGLTLVFALFASAQLLFGVVAPLLYEERLGIPAGVYGLLALAIGAANLAGELATGALAKRVRPAALGFGAFAFFAAGTVVLLVTGLTAGADVVWLTVGGMLVMLGCGALCPFAYGQALGLFDRNLGLIGGLTSAVCYLVVSVTMAAASGLPDDTALPLAAVYVGCGALGAILLALCLRTVRAPAATPAASL, encoded by the coding sequence ATGCCATCGCCCCGCAGCCGCACGGTGGTCGCGATCCTGCTCCTCGTCATCCCGCTGAGCCAGCTGCCGATCGACATCTACACGCCGGCCATCCCCCGGATGATCACCGAGCTGGGCGCCTCGTCGACCCTGGTGCAGAACTCCGTGTCCGCCTACGTCCTGGGCATGGCGCTCGGGCTGGTGCCGGTGGGCGTGCTGGCGGATGCGCTGGGCCGACGCCCCGTGCTGCTGTCGTGCCTGGGCCTGCTCTGCGCCTCGAGCGTGGCGATCGCCTTCTGCGGCGACGCGTGGCTGCTGCTCGGCCTGCGCTTCGTGCAGGGACTCGGCGGATGCGCGTGCATGGTCGTCGTGTACGCCATCGCCGCCGACGTGGCGAGGGGCCGCGAGCTCACCTCGCTGTCGGGCTGGCTCGGCGCCGCGTGGGGACTCGCCCCTGTCATCGCGCCCGCCGTCGGCGGCATCATCGTCCAGTTCGTGTCGTGGCGCGTGCTCTTCGCGGTGATCGCGGTGCTCGCCGCGGGCGTGGCCGTGCTCGTCTGGCGGCTGCTGCCCGAGACCCTGCCGGCGTCGAGTCGCGTCCCGATCGAGCCGCGCTCGCTCGCCCGCGCCCTCGGCGGAGCGCTGCGGCGACCGCTGTTCCTCGGCCTGACCCTGGTGTTCGCCCTGTTCGCGAGCGCCCAGCTGCTGTTCGGCGTGGTGGCGCCGCTGCTGTACGAGGAGCGCCTCGGCATCCCGGCGGGCGTCTACGGCCTCCTGGCGCTCGCCATCGGCGCCGCCAACCTCGCAGGCGAGCTCGCCACCGGAGCGCTCGCGAAGCGCGTCCGCCCGGCCGCCCTCGGCTTCGGCGCCTTCGCCTTCTTCGCGGCCGGCACCGTCGTCCTCCTGGTCACCGGCCTGACGGCCGGAGCGGACGTGGTCTGGCTCACCGTCGGCGGGATGCTCGTGATGCTCGGCTGCGGGGCGCTCTGCCCGTTCGCCTACGGGCAGGCGCTGGGGCTCTTCGACCGCAACCTCGGTCTGATCGGCGGGCTCACCAGCGCGGTCTGCTACCTGGTCGTGTCCGTCACCATGGCGGCGGCGTCGGGTCTTCCCGACGACACGGCGCTCCCCCTGGCCGCCGTCTACGTGGGATGCGGTGCGCTGGGGGCGATCCTCCTCGCCCTCTGCCTGCGCACGGTGAGGGCGCCCGCGGCGACGCCCGCCGCGTCGCTCTGA
- a CDS encoding SDR family oxidoreductase, which translates to MAEKVWFITGASRGFGREWAIAALERGDRVAATARDTSTLADLVDRFGDRVLPLQLDVTDREADFGAVTEAVNTFGRLDVVVNNAGYGQFGLIEELSEKEVRDQFETNTFGALWITQAALPFLREQGSGHIIQVSSIGGISAFQNIGIYNASKWALEGYSQSLAQEIAPFGVKVTLVEPGGFDTDWGGASAKHATPLPEYEHLRERIAESRRSRVSTPGDPAASAAALLRIVDAEEPPLRVFFGTAPFGIMKADYDSRIAEWERWQDVSALAQGEPGSGERG; encoded by the coding sequence ATGGCAGAGAAGGTCTGGTTCATCACCGGCGCGTCGCGCGGCTTCGGCCGCGAGTGGGCCATCGCCGCCCTCGAGCGCGGAGACCGGGTGGCCGCGACCGCTCGTGACACCTCGACCCTGGCCGACCTGGTCGACAGGTTCGGCGACCGGGTGCTCCCGCTGCAGCTCGACGTCACCGACCGGGAGGCGGACTTCGGCGCCGTCACCGAGGCCGTGAACACGTTCGGCCGGCTCGACGTCGTCGTGAACAACGCGGGATACGGCCAGTTCGGACTGATCGAGGAGCTCAGCGAGAAGGAGGTCCGCGACCAGTTCGAGACCAATACGTTCGGCGCGCTGTGGATCACGCAGGCGGCGCTGCCGTTCCTGCGCGAACAGGGCAGCGGCCACATCATCCAGGTCTCGTCGATCGGCGGGATCTCGGCGTTCCAGAACATCGGCATCTACAACGCCTCGAAGTGGGCCCTGGAGGGCTACTCGCAGTCGCTGGCGCAGGAGATCGCGCCCTTCGGCGTGAAGGTCACGCTCGTCGAGCCCGGCGGGTTCGACACCGACTGGGGCGGAGCCTCGGCGAAGCACGCCACTCCGCTGCCCGAGTACGAGCACCTGCGGGAGCGCATCGCCGAGTCCCGCCGGTCGCGGGTGAGCACGCCCGGCGACCCCGCTGCCTCGGCCGCGGCGCTGCTGCGCATCGTCGACGCGGAGGAGCCGCCGCTGCGCGTGTTCTTCGGCACCGCGCCGTTCGGGATCATGAAGGCCGACTACGACAGTCGCATCGCCGAGTGGGAGCGGTGGCAGGACGTCTCGGCCCTCGCCCAGGGCGAGCCCGGAAGCGGGGAGCGGGGCTGA
- a CDS encoding DUF2945 domain-containing protein produces the protein MAEEKLSRGDEVSWKTHGTETQGKVEKRITSDTEEAGRTVRASEDDPQYLVKSDKSGREAVHKPESLHKTTKKD, from the coding sequence ATGGCGGAGGAGAAGCTGTCCCGAGGGGACGAGGTCTCGTGGAAGACGCACGGCACCGAGACGCAGGGCAAGGTCGAGAAGAGGATCACGTCCGACACGGAGGAGGCCGGCCGGACCGTCCGCGCCTCCGAGGACGATCCCCAGTACCTCGTGAAGAGCGACAAGTCCGGGCGCGAAGCGGTCCACAAGCCGGAGTCGCTCCACAAGACGACGAAGAAGGACTGA
- a CDS encoding EamA family transporter: MTTTATRTAAAGLVIALISAAAFGTSGAFVKPLLDAGWSPVAAVTVRAAGGGLVLLIPALVALRGRWRMLWLAWKQVVAYALIAVVGCQVFYFAALESLDVGTALLIEYSAPVLLVLFAWARSRVRPQTLTILGAIVSILGLALVVGPGGSQGFDLLGVAFASLAALCLAGYYLIIAAPGGDLPPVTLVSAGLLLSAVVLGALGTTGLVPFTFSSTDPVVLGASVPWWIPMAVVVLVATALAYLTGLLAAQRLGSRVASFVGLAEVLFAILLAWLLLGQVPTLLQAAGGALIVLGVVLVKLERGPVATEDEPSLGLTSPHHETPELDRVGLDPLPRPADVPQADQPPAASSSSRSAIRIPSSDAIPSTSSASAGSTAAHPDR, translated from the coding sequence ATGACCACCACCGCCACCCGCACCGCCGCCGCCGGACTCGTGATCGCGCTGATCTCCGCCGCCGCCTTCGGCACCAGCGGGGCGTTCGTGAAGCCGCTGCTCGACGCCGGCTGGTCGCCGGTCGCCGCGGTCACGGTGCGCGCCGCCGGCGGCGGGCTCGTGCTGCTGATCCCCGCGCTCGTCGCGCTGCGCGGTCGGTGGCGGATGCTGTGGCTGGCCTGGAAGCAGGTCGTCGCCTATGCGCTCATCGCCGTCGTGGGCTGCCAGGTGTTCTACTTCGCGGCGCTCGAGTCCCTCGACGTCGGCACCGCGCTCCTCATCGAGTACTCGGCTCCGGTGCTGCTCGTGCTGTTCGCCTGGGCGCGCTCCCGGGTGCGCCCGCAGACCCTGACGATCCTCGGTGCGATCGTGAGCATCCTCGGCCTCGCCCTCGTGGTGGGCCCCGGCGGTTCACAGGGCTTCGACCTGCTCGGCGTCGCGTTCGCCTCTCTCGCGGCGCTGTGCCTGGCTGGCTACTACCTCATCATCGCGGCGCCCGGCGGCGATCTCCCGCCGGTGACGCTCGTCTCGGCCGGGCTCCTGCTGTCGGCGGTCGTCCTGGGCGCCCTCGGCACGACCGGACTGGTGCCGTTCACCTTCTCGTCCACCGATCCCGTGGTGCTCGGCGCGAGCGTGCCGTGGTGGATCCCGATGGCCGTCGTCGTGCTGGTCGCGACGGCGCTGGCCTACCTCACCGGACTCCTCGCCGCCCAGCGGCTCGGGTCGAGGGTGGCGTCGTTCGTCGGGTTGGCCGAGGTGCTGTTCGCCATCCTGCTCGCGTGGCTGCTCCTCGGGCAGGTGCCCACCCTGCTCCAGGCGGCGGGCGGGGCGCTCATCGTGCTCGGCGTCGTCCTCGTGAAGCTCGAGCGGGGCCCGGTCGCGACCGAGGACGAGCCGTCCCTCGGCCTCACCTCCCCGCATCACGAGACCCCGGAACTCGACCGCGTCGGGCTCGACCCGCTGCCGCGCCCGGCCGACGTCCCTCAGGCCGACCAGCCGCCGGCGGCCTCGTCGTCGTCGCGGTCCGCCATCCGGATCCCGAGCTCCGACGCGATCCCCTCCACCTCGAGCGCATCCGCCGGCAGCACCGCCGCCCACCCCGACCGGTAG
- a CDS encoding CGNR zinc finger domain-containing protein, whose product MVFAYDTEATLAFTAALINTLPGASHSRDDELTEPQALVTILDDNEYSGRRDGDRVELDEVRAARHEFRRFWEVDRDEAVEIVNAFLRDARALPQLVRHDSWDWHLHATESDAPLVTRIRVEVAMAFVDVIRSGEYDRLRVCAADDCDAVLVDLTRNRSKRYCDVGNCGNRMNVVAYRARRG is encoded by the coding sequence GTGGTCTTTGCCTATGACACCGAGGCGACCCTCGCGTTCACCGCGGCGCTCATCAACACGCTGCCGGGCGCGTCGCACTCGCGCGACGACGAGCTCACTGAGCCGCAGGCGCTGGTGACGATCCTCGACGACAACGAGTACTCGGGCCGGCGCGACGGCGACCGGGTCGAGCTCGACGAGGTCCGCGCCGCCCGTCACGAGTTCCGACGGTTCTGGGAGGTCGACCGCGACGAGGCCGTCGAGATCGTCAACGCCTTCCTCCGCGACGCCCGGGCGCTGCCGCAGCTCGTGCGCCACGACTCGTGGGACTGGCACCTGCACGCCACGGAGTCGGATGCACCGCTCGTGACGCGGATCCGGGTCGAGGTGGCGATGGCGTTCGTCGACGTGATCCGCTCGGGGGAGTACGACCGGCTGCGCGTCTGTGCGGCCGACGACTGCGACGCCGTCCTCGTGGACCTCACCCGCAACCGCTCGAAGCGGTACTGCGACGTGGGCAACTGCGGCAACCGGATGAACGTGGTCGCCTACCGCGCCCGCCGCGGCTGA
- a CDS encoding DUF1697 domain-containing protein, whose amino-acid sequence MTRWAALLRGVNVNGITIRSAELKELFVSLGHGDVRTVLASGNVVFDSDDPAGTLKADIERALGERFGYDAWIVLVPHGSLETIVERYPWPETEETHPYVVFGSDESALAEIAQAAGELDAGDSALERAKRDGDVVYWECPKGSSTDTPFAKLLAKARFRSVTTTRNLRTLRKLL is encoded by the coding sequence ATGACCAGGTGGGCGGCGCTGCTGCGGGGCGTCAACGTGAACGGCATCACCATCCGGAGCGCCGAGCTCAAGGAGCTGTTCGTCTCGCTCGGGCACGGCGACGTCCGCACGGTGCTCGCGTCGGGCAACGTGGTCTTCGACTCCGACGATCCGGCCGGCACGCTGAAGGCCGACATCGAGAGAGCCCTGGGTGAGCGCTTCGGGTACGACGCGTGGATCGTCCTCGTCCCCCACGGATCGCTGGAGACCATCGTCGAACGCTATCCCTGGCCCGAGACGGAGGAGACGCATCCGTATGTCGTCTTCGGATCCGACGAGAGCGCGCTCGCGGAGATCGCCCAGGCCGCGGGAGAGCTGGATGCGGGCGATTCGGCCCTCGAGCGGGCGAAACGGGACGGCGACGTCGTGTACTGGGAGTGCCCGAAGGGGTCGAGCACCGACACCCCGTTCGCGAAGCTGCTGGCGAAGGCACGCTTCAGGTCCGTGACGACCACCCGCAACCTCCGCACCCTGCGCAAGCTGCTCTAG
- the phoA gene encoding alkaline phosphatase, protein MAFPQHPRAATRRRGLLLASAALLTAASLSIPTLASAAPGDGDLGANGGATRNDGDKSAALRASIVDGPAKNVILLIGDGMGDSEITSARNYAYGAEGELPGIDALPLTGQYTTYSLYRDGENKGKPDFVPDSAATGSAWATGTKTYDNAVSVDIDGIPQQTLLEIAKANGLATGNVSTAEIEDATPAVQIAHVDARSCYGPDSPSCGDDALAAGGLGSIAEQLLGARADVTLGGGAATFNQTAKAGQWEGSTLFQQAADRGYQVVRDGDALAGVTAADQSAPVLGLFTDGNFPTRYAATTATVGGGNGDPITCQPNPDRLPESLSLKSMTTKAIDLLDRPDSDKGFFLQVEGASIDKRDHSADACGQIGETLDLDEAVQAALDFAKADGNTLVIVTADHAHTSQIVDSTPPTSLSTRLMTADGTPMILSYGTAAAGGSQQHTGSQLRIAGYGPGAAQVVGLTDQSDNFFTMANALTLNRDTSTFSAGATVTLSASEVAPGAEVTADGRGFGGDRQLSATVASDPVDLGTHDVIDGTTSYTFTAPTEPGVHTVTLTGTQSARSVSATFVVSADAPPAPPVQGGGAGAVGTGSQGSTGAGASALGSTGAVVAPFVVVALLLLAGGAVMILQRRRRHAA, encoded by the coding sequence ATGGCGTTCCCCCAGCACCCGCGCGCGGCCACTCGCCGCCGTGGTCTCCTGCTCGCCTCCGCGGCCCTGCTCACCGCCGCCAGCCTCAGCATCCCGACGTTGGCCTCCGCGGCGCCCGGGGACGGCGATCTCGGCGCGAACGGCGGCGCCACCCGCAACGACGGCGACAAGTCCGCCGCACTCCGCGCCTCGATCGTCGACGGCCCGGCGAAGAACGTCATCCTCCTCATCGGCGACGGGATGGGCGACTCGGAGATCACCTCCGCCCGCAACTACGCCTACGGCGCCGAGGGCGAGCTCCCCGGCATCGACGCCCTCCCGCTCACCGGCCAGTACACGACCTACTCCCTCTACCGCGACGGCGAGAACAAGGGCAAGCCCGACTTCGTCCCCGACTCCGCCGCCACCGGCTCGGCGTGGGCCACCGGCACCAAGACGTACGACAACGCGGTCTCGGTCGACATCGACGGGATCCCGCAGCAGACTCTCCTCGAGATCGCCAAGGCGAACGGACTCGCGACCGGCAACGTCTCGACGGCCGAGATCGAGGATGCGACCCCGGCCGTCCAGATCGCCCACGTGGATGCGCGCAGCTGCTACGGACCGGACAGCCCGAGCTGCGGCGACGACGCGCTCGCTGCGGGCGGCCTCGGTTCCATCGCGGAGCAGCTGCTCGGCGCACGCGCCGACGTCACCCTCGGTGGCGGCGCCGCGACCTTCAATCAGACGGCGAAGGCCGGCCAGTGGGAGGGCAGCACGCTCTTCCAGCAGGCCGCGGACCGCGGTTACCAGGTGGTCCGCGACGGCGACGCGCTCGCCGGAGTGACCGCGGCCGACCAGTCCGCACCCGTCCTCGGCCTGTTCACCGACGGGAACTTCCCCACCCGCTACGCCGCCACGACGGCGACCGTCGGCGGCGGGAACGGCGACCCGATCACCTGCCAGCCGAACCCGGACCGTCTCCCCGAGTCGCTCAGCCTGAAGTCGATGACCACGAAGGCGATCGATCTGCTCGACCGCCCCGACAGCGACAAGGGCTTCTTCCTCCAGGTCGAGGGCGCCTCGATCGACAAGCGCGACCACTCGGCGGACGCCTGCGGCCAGATCGGCGAGACCCTCGACCTCGATGAGGCGGTGCAGGCCGCCCTCGACTTCGCGAAGGCCGACGGCAACACGCTCGTCATCGTGACCGCCGACCACGCCCACACCAGCCAGATCGTCGACTCCACGCCGCCCACCTCGCTCAGCACCAGGCTGATGACCGCGGACGGCACCCCGATGATCCTGTCCTACGGCACCGCTGCGGCCGGCGGTTCGCAGCAGCACACCGGCAGCCAGCTCCGCATCGCCGGCTACGGCCCCGGCGCCGCGCAGGTCGTCGGCCTCACCGACCAGTCCGACAACTTCTTCACGATGGCGAACGCGCTCACCCTGAACCGCGACACGTCGACCTTCTCGGCCGGCGCCACGGTGACGCTCTCCGCCTCCGAGGTCGCCCCGGGCGCGGAGGTGACCGCCGACGGTCGGGGCTTCGGCGGCGACCGTCAGCTGTCGGCCACCGTCGCCTCCGACCCGGTCGACCTCGGCACCCACGACGTCATCGACGGCACCACGTCGTACACGTTCACCGCACCGACCGAGCCGGGCGTGCACACCGTCACGCTGACCGGCACGCAGAGCGCCCGGTCGGTGAGCGCGACCTTCGTGGTCTCCGCCGACGCTCCCCCGGCACCGCCCGTGCAGGGTGGCGGCGCAGGAGCGGTGGGGACGGGCTCGCAGGGCTCGACCGGCGCGGGCGCGTCTGCGCTCGGCTCCACGGGTGCGGTCGTCGCGCCCTTCGTCGTCGTCGCGCTGCTGCTCCTCGCGGGCGGTGCGGTGATGATCCTCCAGCGTCGTCGGCGTCACGCCGCCTGA
- a CDS encoding response regulator, whose translation MRILIADDDPQILRALRVTLGAQGHEIITAADGRAAVAAASTQPPDLIMLDLGMPHLDGIEVITAVRGWSQVPILVVSGRTDSASTVDALDAGADDYVTKPFAIDELLARVRALTRRSTPVADKPVVEFGGVTVDLAARLVTREDQRGAVRLTPTEWKILELLLRHPQRLVTHGQLFTEIWGTADVHETGYLRLYIRQLRKKLEPDPSHPRYLLTEPGMGYRFDPDGA comes from the coding sequence ATGAGGATCCTGATCGCCGATGACGACCCGCAGATCCTCCGCGCCCTCCGGGTGACCCTGGGTGCGCAGGGGCACGAGATCATCACCGCGGCGGACGGCCGTGCGGCCGTGGCCGCGGCGTCCACGCAGCCCCCGGACCTGATCATGCTCGACCTGGGCATGCCGCATCTGGACGGCATCGAGGTGATCACCGCGGTGCGCGGCTGGTCGCAGGTCCCCATCCTCGTCGTCTCGGGCCGCACCGACTCGGCCTCTACCGTCGACGCTCTCGACGCCGGGGCGGACGACTACGTGACGAAGCCGTTCGCCATCGACGAGCTGCTCGCGCGGGTGCGCGCCCTCACCCGACGCTCCACCCCGGTCGCCGACAAGCCGGTCGTCGAGTTCGGCGGGGTGACGGTCGACCTGGCCGCCCGCCTGGTCACCCGGGAGGACCAGCGTGGAGCGGTGCGTCTGACCCCGACGGAGTGGAAGATCCTCGAGCTCCTGCTGCGGCACCCCCAGCGGCTCGTGACGCACGGCCAGCTGTTCACCGAGATCTGGGGAACGGCCGACGTCCACGAGACGGGCTACCTGCGGCTCTACATCCGCCAGCTGCGGAAGAAGCTCGAGCCCGACCCGTCGCATCCGCGGTACCTGCTCACCGAGCCCGGCATGGGCTACCGCTTCGACCCCGACGGCGCGTGA